In Neorhizobium sp. NCHU2750, a single genomic region encodes these proteins:
- a CDS encoding TlyA family RNA methyltransferase: protein MSNSSSVRLDQLLVTLNLFDSRSRARDAIARGTVKVDGKIVTKPAQTVSSEAEIVVDDPASTYVSRAALKLIAALDHFDLDPEGLTCLDVGASTGGFTQVLLERGAEHVIAVDVGHDQMHERLLSDERVTNIEGLNAREMTADDIDDEPVEFIVSDVSFISLKLALPPALELAEPGSHCVLLVKPQFEAGRENVGKGGMLKQPETAPDVAAELERWLVEEMGWESLGLIPSPIAGGDGNVEFLLGGRKPS from the coding sequence ATGTCCAATTCATCATCCGTCCGTCTCGACCAGTTGCTGGTCACGCTCAACCTTTTCGACAGCCGCTCGCGGGCGCGCGATGCGATTGCTCGCGGTACCGTGAAGGTCGACGGCAAGATCGTTACCAAGCCGGCGCAGACCGTGTCGTCGGAGGCCGAGATCGTCGTCGACGATCCGGCGAGCACCTATGTGTCGCGCGCAGCGTTGAAACTGATTGCAGCGCTCGACCATTTCGACCTCGATCCGGAAGGGCTCACCTGTCTCGATGTCGGCGCATCGACCGGTGGTTTCACCCAGGTCCTGCTGGAACGCGGCGCAGAGCACGTGATCGCCGTCGATGTCGGCCATGACCAGATGCATGAGCGGTTGCTCTCAGACGAGCGCGTCACCAATATCGAGGGGCTGAATGCCCGCGAGATGACGGCAGACGACATCGACGACGAACCGGTCGAGTTCATCGTTTCCGACGTCTCGTTCATCTCGCTGAAACTGGCGCTGCCGCCGGCGCTGGAGCTTGCCGAACCGGGCAGCCATTGCGTGCTCCTGGTCAAGCCGCAATTCGAAGCGGGCCGCGAGAATGTCGGCAAGGGCGGGATGCTGAAGCAGCCGGAGACGGCGCCGGACGTGGCAGCCGAACTGGAGCGCTGGCTTGTGGAGGAGATGGGGTGGGAAAGCCTCGGCCTGATCCCCTCGCCGATTGCCGGCGGTGACGGCAATGTCGAATTCCTGCTTGGCGGAAGGAAGCCATCATGA
- a CDS encoding sensor domain-containing diguanylate cyclase yields MSDSLPCHRTAPDATTQADAALSLPSTSERFNRLQELFDKSFKAARVGIWECTLPDEKLTWTDTVYELFGLQPQMPLVREATVALYTPESRRKLTEIRSATIRSGEGFTLDAEIITAKGDLRWIRITAIVERDNGVPVRLFGMKQDITAEKTLFDQLRRMAETDSVTGLASRTKFEMALDELVGAGPSPQKALLLIDLDNFKTVNDTLGHQAGDECLRSAGERLSQALPHASLIGRLGGDEFAIIHECASPQALHDIGQRVVDRLEWWVSSPENRIKVSASIGATMIVPGRQAKDIFAEADKALYAAKACGKNSFRLPPVPDPQVADPLAGDPIACVA; encoded by the coding sequence ATGTCCGATAGTTTGCCATGTCATCGCACGGCGCCCGACGCCACGACGCAAGCTGATGCAGCTCTTTCCCTTCCATCGACCTCCGAACGCTTCAACCGGCTGCAGGAACTCTTCGACAAGTCGTTCAAGGCGGCACGCGTGGGGATCTGGGAATGCACCCTGCCGGACGAAAAGCTGACCTGGACGGATACTGTCTACGAACTCTTCGGCCTGCAGCCGCAAATGCCTCTCGTCAGAGAGGCGACCGTGGCGCTCTATACACCGGAATCGCGCCGGAAGCTGACGGAGATCCGCAGCGCCACCATCCGGAGCGGCGAAGGCTTCACGCTGGACGCTGAAATCATTACCGCCAAGGGCGATCTTCGCTGGATCCGGATCACCGCAATCGTCGAACGCGATAATGGCGTGCCGGTCCGTCTGTTCGGAATGAAGCAGGATATCACCGCCGAAAAGACCCTGTTCGATCAACTGCGCCGTATGGCGGAAACGGATTCGGTGACGGGCCTCGCATCGCGGACGAAATTCGAGATGGCGCTGGACGAACTGGTGGGGGCAGGTCCGTCGCCGCAGAAGGCGCTGTTGCTCATCGACCTCGACAACTTCAAGACCGTCAACGACACGCTCGGCCATCAGGCAGGCGACGAGTGCCTGAGGAGTGCCGGCGAGCGGCTTTCGCAGGCGCTGCCGCATGCCAGCCTGATCGGCCGTCTTGGCGGCGACGAATTCGCCATCATCCATGAATGCGCCTCGCCGCAGGCCTTGCATGACATTGGCCAGCGCGTCGTCGACAGACTGGAATGGTGGGTCTCTTCACCGGAGAACAGGATCAAGGTGAGCGCCTCGATCGGCGCCACGATGATCGTACCCGGCCGGCAGGCAAAGGACATCTTCGCCGAAGCGGACAAGGCTCTCTATGCGGCGAAGGCATGCGGCAAGAACAGCTTCAGGCTGCCGCCCGTTCCGGATCCACAGGTCGCAGATCCGCTGGCCGGCGATCCGATAGCATGCGTGGCCTGA
- the dxs gene encoding 1-deoxy-D-xylulose-5-phosphate synthase: protein MTSLPVTPLLDTVKLPADLRKVDDRDLPKLAREVRDEMIDAVSKTGGHLGAGLGVVELTIAIHKVFNTPDDRLIFDVGHQCYPHKILTGRRDRIRTLRQEDGLSGFTRRAESEYDPFGAAHSSTSISAGLGMAVGAELAGKKRNVISVIGDGSMSAGMAFEALNNAGALDARLIVILNDNDMSIAPPTGAMSAYLARLASGRAYMGVREMGKKLTGYLGRSIDRAITRAVGHARGYVTGGTMFEELGFYHIGPIDGHSFEHLLPVLRNVRDNAHGPVLIHVVTQKGKGYPPAEAAADKYHGVNKFDVITGAQAKAKPNAPSYTNVFGDALVQEAGFDEKIVGITAAMPDGTGLGKLQSVYPARTFDVGIAEQHAVTFAAGLAAEGFKPFCAIYSTFLQRGYDQVVHDVAIQGLPVRFPIDRAGFVGADGPTHAGSFDTTFLATLPNMVVMAAADEAELKHMVRTAVAYDDGPISFRYPRGEGVGVELPERGEILEIGKGRIVRQGAKVALLSFGTRLKECLLAAEDLDAAGLSTTVADARFAKPLDHDLIRQLARHHEVLITIEEGAVGGFGSHVLQFLSHEGLLDHGLKVRSMVLPDIWMEQAGPDVMYAKAGLDRAGIVKTVFGALGKTAVGVGAAG from the coding sequence GTGACTTCCCTGCCCGTGACGCCGCTGCTCGACACCGTCAAGCTTCCCGCAGATCTTCGAAAGGTCGATGACCGCGACCTGCCCAAGCTTGCCCGCGAAGTGCGCGACGAGATGATCGATGCCGTGTCGAAGACGGGCGGACATCTGGGTGCCGGGCTTGGCGTGGTCGAGCTGACGATCGCCATCCACAAGGTTTTCAACACGCCCGACGACCGGCTGATCTTCGATGTCGGTCATCAATGTTACCCGCACAAGATCCTGACCGGCCGGCGCGACCGCATCCGCACGCTGCGCCAGGAGGATGGGCTGTCCGGCTTCACCCGCCGGGCGGAAAGCGAATATGATCCCTTTGGTGCTGCGCATTCCTCGACCTCGATTTCCGCCGGTCTCGGCATGGCGGTCGGCGCGGAGCTGGCCGGCAAGAAGCGCAATGTCATCTCGGTGATCGGCGACGGCTCGATGTCGGCCGGCATGGCGTTCGAAGCACTTAACAATGCTGGGGCTCTCGATGCGCGGCTGATCGTCATCCTGAACGACAACGACATGTCGATCGCACCGCCGACCGGCGCCATGAGCGCCTATCTGGCGCGTCTCGCCTCGGGCCGGGCCTATATGGGCGTGCGCGAGATGGGCAAGAAGCTGACGGGTTATCTCGGCCGCTCGATCGACCGGGCGATCACCCGCGCGGTTGGCCATGCGCGCGGTTACGTGACCGGCGGCACGATGTTCGAGGAACTCGGCTTCTATCATATCGGGCCGATCGACGGCCATTCGTTCGAGCATCTCCTGCCGGTGCTGCGCAATGTGCGCGACAATGCCCATGGTCCGGTGCTGATCCATGTCGTCACCCAGAAGGGCAAGGGCTATCCGCCGGCGGAAGCGGCAGCCGACAAGTATCACGGGGTCAACAAGTTCGACGTCATCACCGGAGCGCAGGCCAAGGCCAAGCCGAACGCACCCTCCTATACGAACGTGTTCGGCGACGCGCTGGTGCAGGAAGCCGGCTTCGACGAGAAGATCGTCGGCATCACCGCCGCCATGCCCGACGGCACCGGCCTCGGCAAGCTGCAGAGCGTCTATCCGGCACGCACGTTCGATGTCGGCATTGCCGAACAGCATGCGGTAACCTTTGCAGCCGGTCTTGCCGCGGAAGGCTTCAAGCCGTTCTGCGCCATCTATTCCACCTTCCTGCAGCGTGGTTACGACCAGGTCGTGCATGACGTGGCGATCCAGGGCCTTCCGGTCCGCTTCCCGATCGACCGCGCCGGTTTCGTCGGTGCCGACGGGCCGACACATGCCGGTTCGTTCGACACCACATTCCTTGCCACGCTGCCGAACATGGTGGTGATGGCTGCCGCCGACGAGGCGGAGTTGAAGCATATGGTGCGGACCGCCGTCGCCTATGACGACGGCCCGATCTCGTTCCGCTATCCGCGCGGCGAAGGTGTGGGCGTCGAGCTGCCGGAACGCGGCGAGATCCTTGAGATCGGCAAGGGCCGGATCGTCAGGCAGGGTGCCAAGGTGGCGCTGCTTTCCTTCGGCACGCGACTGAAGGAATGTCTGCTTGCGGCCGAAGATCTCGATGCTGCCGGGCTTTCGACCACCGTTGCCGATGCGCGCTTCGCCAAGCCGCTCGACCATGACCTGATCCGCCAGCTTGCCCGCCACCACGAGGTGCTGATCACCATCGAAGAGGGTGCGGTCGGCGGCTTCGGCAGCCATGTGCTGCAGTTCCTCAGCCATGAAGGCCTGCTCGACCACGGGCTGAAGGTGCGCTCTATGGTATTGCCGGATATCTGGATGGAACAGGCAGGCCCTGACGTCATGTATGCCAAGGCCGGTCTCGACCGCGCCGGTATCGTCAAGACCGTGTTCGGCGCGCTCGGAAAGACGGCCGTGGGCGTGGGTGCTGCGGGTTAA
- a CDS encoding pirin family protein: protein MSFFPGTDPAPGDAFACDAIENLIIPRSSDIGGFSVRRALPSRKRRLVGPFIFFDRMGPAILRPDEALDVKPHPHIGLSTVTYLFDGEIKHRDSLGTELVIKPGDINLMTAGRGITHSERTPENLRGHPLSMSGLQTWLALPDEKEEIDPSFAHTGKEQMPEIEWEGAHGRVVIGSFGGLVSPVPTFTDTLYVDLRLEPGKRFPFSASHEEQALYILAGELEVSGDRFAPDQLLVFRTGDEITLQAGPLGCHVMLFGGAALNSKRYIWWNFVSSSKERIEKAKEEWRTGRFDIVPGDEEEFVPLPSPLPAS from the coding sequence ATGTCGTTTTTTCCCGGAACCGATCCCGCACCCGGCGATGCGTTTGCCTGTGATGCAATCGAGAACCTGATCATTCCGCGCTCCTCCGATATCGGCGGATTTTCCGTGCGACGCGCGCTGCCCAGCCGCAAGCGGCGGCTGGTCGGACCGTTCATCTTCTTCGACCGGATGGGCCCTGCGATTCTCAGGCCCGACGAGGCGTTGGACGTGAAGCCGCATCCGCATATCGGGCTTTCCACCGTCACCTACCTGTTCGACGGCGAGATCAAGCATCGCGACAGTCTCGGCACCGAACTGGTGATCAAGCCGGGCGACATCAACCTGATGACGGCCGGGCGCGGCATTACCCATTCGGAGCGGACGCCGGAAAACCTGAGGGGCCATCCCCTGTCGATGTCCGGACTGCAGACCTGGCTGGCCTTGCCGGACGAGAAGGAGGAGATCGATCCGAGCTTTGCCCATACGGGCAAGGAACAAATGCCCGAGATCGAATGGGAAGGTGCCCATGGCCGGGTGGTGATCGGTTCGTTCGGCGGGCTCGTATCCCCCGTGCCAACCTTTACCGACACGCTCTATGTCGATCTTCGGCTAGAGCCGGGAAAGCGCTTTCCCTTTTCCGCCAGCCATGAGGAACAGGCACTCTATATCCTTGCCGGCGAGCTCGAGGTGTCGGGTGACCGGTTTGCGCCTGACCAGCTTCTCGTTTTTCGCACGGGAGACGAGATAACTCTGCAAGCCGGACCACTCGGCTGCCATGTCATGCTGTTCGGCGGCGCTGCCCTGAATTCGAAGCGCTATATCTGGTGGAACTTCGTTTCGTCCTCCAAGGAGCGGATCGAAAAGGCCAAGGAAGAATGGCGGACGGGGCGATTCGACATCGTTCCGGGCGACGAAGAGGAGTTCGTTCCTTTGCCTTCCCCCTTGCCCGCCAGCTAA
- a CDS encoding HepT-like ribonuclease domain-containing protein: MSEIAPLPTKRPLTRLRDIVENGQAILEYTHEMDLAAYLDSQITRDTCERCFARVSEASVKLGPIAQELFPTHNWPAMRGLGNMLRHDYADILDETIWKTITDRLPPLIVELETFLARYPEDQETL, translated from the coding sequence TTGAGCGAGATCGCGCCATTGCCTACTAAGCGCCCTCTGACCAGACTTCGTGACATCGTCGAGAACGGCCAGGCCATTCTCGAATACACTCATGAGATGGATCTCGCGGCATATCTGGATAGCCAGATCACGCGAGATACGTGCGAACGCTGCTTTGCGCGTGTTTCGGAAGCCAGCGTGAAGCTTGGTCCAATTGCGCAGGAGCTATTCCCCACTCATAACTGGCCCGCCATGCGGGGTCTCGGCAACATGCTGAGGCACGATTACGCAGATATTCTGGATGAGACCATCTGGAAAACGATCACCGACCGCCTCCCTCCCCTCATCGTTGAACTCGAAACCTTTCTCGCCAGATATCCAGAAGATCAGGAAACGCTTTAA
- a CDS encoding nucleotidyltransferase domain-containing protein, whose amino-acid sequence MDKDQVIARLREHESELRAAGAEQVSIFGSVARGEATDDSDLDVLVKFSDPVIQSGWDYVTTVEDLRSLISHITGASSVDIVPEPMRKERFRRNVERDRAIAY is encoded by the coding sequence ATGGACAAGGATCAGGTCATCGCCAGGCTGAGAGAGCATGAGAGCGAACTGCGCGCCGCGGGCGCGGAGCAGGTGTCGATCTTTGGCTCGGTGGCGCGTGGCGAGGCGACAGATGACTCAGACCTCGACGTGCTGGTGAAGTTTTCCGATCCGGTCATCCAATCGGGCTGGGACTATGTTACGACGGTCGAAGATCTTCGCAGCCTGATCAGCCACATAACAGGCGCGAGCAGTGTGGACATCGTTCCGGAGCCAATGCGCAAGGAGCGCTTTCGCCGAAACGTTGAGCGAGATCGCGCCATTGCCTACTAA
- a CDS encoding exodeoxyribonuclease VII small subunit: MTETTATNQSVADVSGYSFEKAVAELESIVARLERGDVALDESIAIYERGEALKKHCEKLLNAAENRIEKIRLDRAGKVQGVEPLDGE; this comes from the coding sequence ATGACCGAAACCACCGCGACGAACCAGTCCGTGGCCGATGTGAGCGGTTATTCCTTCGAGAAGGCCGTGGCGGAACTCGAAAGCATCGTGGCGCGGCTGGAACGCGGCGACGTGGCGCTGGACGAAAGCATTGCCATCTACGAGCGCGGCGAAGCCCTGAAGAAGCATTGCGAGAAGCTGCTCAACGCCGCCGAAAACCGGATCGAAAAGATACGCCTCGACCGCGCCGGCAAGGTGCAGGGCGTGGAACCGCTCGACGGGGAGTAA
- a CDS encoding histone deacetylase family protein, with protein sequence MTTRLYEHQIFLDHPAPEGHPERPDRLRSLAIALEHPNFADLARKEAPQANEDAVLLVHPEEHLRKVMREIPEEDTIRQIEADTYVGQKSLQVALTAIGGAMAAVDDVMTGKADNAFVAARPPGHHAEKSRAMGFCLFNNAAIAARHAQQVHGVERVAIVDWDVHHGNGTQDIFWDDASVLFCSTHQMPLYPGTGAKNETGAKNTVVNAPLSPNDGSDHFRDAFKDRVLPRLHDFRPDLIIISAGFDAHHRDPLAQINLVGDDFDWATGRLMEIAGKYGSDRVVSLLEGGYDLEGLAESAGMHIARLMRG encoded by the coding sequence ATGACCACCCGCCTTTACGAACACCAGATCTTCCTCGACCATCCGGCACCGGAAGGCCATCCGGAGCGGCCCGACCGGCTGCGCTCGCTGGCGATCGCGCTGGAACATCCGAATTTTGCAGATCTCGCCCGCAAAGAGGCGCCGCAGGCCAACGAGGATGCCGTGCTTCTGGTGCATCCGGAAGAACACCTGCGCAAGGTGATGCGCGAGATCCCCGAGGAAGACACGATCCGGCAGATCGAGGCCGACACCTATGTCGGGCAAAAAAGCCTGCAGGTGGCGCTGACGGCGATCGGCGGGGCGATGGCCGCCGTCGACGATGTGATGACCGGCAAGGCGGACAATGCCTTCGTCGCCGCACGCCCACCCGGCCACCATGCGGAAAAATCCAGGGCGATGGGGTTCTGCCTGTTCAACAATGCCGCGATCGCCGCGCGCCACGCGCAGCAGGTACATGGCGTCGAGCGTGTCGCGATCGTCGATTGGGACGTGCATCACGGCAACGGCACGCAGGACATATTCTGGGACGATGCTTCGGTCCTGTTCTGTTCCACCCATCAGATGCCGCTGTATCCGGGTACCGGCGCCAAGAACGAAACGGGAGCAAAGAACACCGTCGTCAACGCGCCGCTTTCGCCCAATGACGGCAGCGACCATTTTCGCGATGCGTTCAAGGATCGCGTGCTGCCGCGGCTTCACGACTTCCGGCCGGACCTGATCATCATCTCGGCGGGTTTCGACGCGCATCACCGCGATCCGCTAGCGCAGATCAACCTTGTCGGCGACGATTTCGACTGGGCGACGGGGCGGCTGATGGAAATTGCTGGGAAATACGGAAGCGACCGGGTCGTCAGCCTGCTCGAGGGCGGCTATGATCTGGAAGGGCTGGCAGAATCCGCCGGCATGCATATCGCAAGACTGATGAGAGGATGA
- a CDS encoding thioesterase family protein, which yields MVRDTIKASDFRVAFRDVDMNGQMFRSVYIDRAEEAVAAFWRRRKGRDEDPIFITGKVAGTFHLPLKIGDIVHTHVGVSKIGGKSAGFLVRMTRGDEQVAEVEIVWVATDRETGTSVALPEELRDWLYSFLD from the coding sequence GTGGTCAGGGATACGATCAAGGCGTCGGATTTTCGCGTTGCATTCCGCGACGTCGACATGAACGGCCAGATGTTTCGCTCGGTCTATATCGACCGTGCCGAGGAGGCCGTTGCCGCCTTCTGGCGCCGCCGCAAGGGACGTGACGAGGATCCGATCTTCATCACCGGCAAGGTTGCCGGCACGTTTCACCTGCCGCTCAAGATCGGCGATATCGTCCACACCCATGTCGGCGTCAGCAAGATCGGCGGCAAGTCGGCGGGCTTTCTGGTCCGCATGACCCGCGGGGACGAACAGGTGGCCGAGGTCGAGATCGTCTGGGTGGCGACCGACAGGGAAACGGGCACATCCGTCGCCCTGCCGGAAGAACTTCGCGACTGGCTCTATTCGTTCCTCGACTGA
- a CDS encoding biotin transporter BioY, whose product MATRDLVLAALFAAIIVALGLVPPIMLGFIPVPITAQSLGVMLAGVVLGARRGAVAVLLVLVLAAIGLPVLSGGRGGLAVFMAPTTGYLIGWVLAALATGYLSQLLVSRGQPGFVQTVNFFVAALFGGVLVLYACGIVYLAVVSGIGFSKAFLGSLAFIPGDVLKSLIAALAGRAVMVGYPLLPQRA is encoded by the coding sequence ATGGCCACCCGCGACCTCGTGCTTGCCGCACTCTTCGCCGCCATCATCGTGGCCCTCGGGCTTGTTCCGCCGATCATGCTGGGCTTCATCCCGGTACCGATCACCGCCCAGTCGCTCGGCGTCATGCTGGCCGGTGTCGTGCTCGGGGCAAGACGCGGCGCGGTTGCCGTGCTCTTGGTACTCGTTCTGGCCGCAATCGGCCTGCCGGTACTTTCTGGCGGACGCGGCGGACTTGCCGTGTTCATGGCACCGACCACCGGCTACCTGATCGGCTGGGTGCTGGCGGCGCTGGCCACCGGCTACCTGTCGCAACTGCTGGTCAGCCGCGGGCAGCCCGGCTTCGTCCAGACGGTCAACTTCTTCGTTGCCGCGCTGTTCGGCGGAGTTCTCGTGCTTTATGCCTGCGGCATCGTCTATCTGGCGGTGGTCTCCGGCATCGGCTTCAGCAAGGCCTTCCTCGGATCGCTGGCCTTCATTCCCGGCGACGTGCTGAAGTCGCTGATCGCAGCCCTTGCCGGCCGCGCCGTCATGGTCGGCTATCCGCTGTTGCCGCAACGGGCTTAA
- a CDS encoding energy-coupling factor transporter transmembrane protein EcfT yields the protein MRSLHVEGDSLLHRLPAWVKLLGLAVISLCLFTLHMPLVLGVAAAIGLVGHALLRISMAEIWRRMRSYALIVLVVALFTAAFGSLAEGFEALFRLSGLALFASLVTATTTTGEFIAVFTRAAMPLERLGLVRAADVGLSIGLVIRFVPEIVGRYEAIRDAHHARGLKPRPLSIIVPLIINTLRHADEIASAIDARGIRRQN from the coding sequence ATGCGCTCGCTGCATGTCGAGGGCGACAGCCTTCTCCACCGGTTGCCGGCATGGGTGAAGCTCCTGGGATTGGCTGTGATCAGCCTTTGCCTGTTCACCCTCCACATGCCGCTCGTGCTCGGCGTTGCGGCGGCGATCGGCCTTGTCGGCCATGCGTTGCTGCGTATCTCGATGGCCGAGATCTGGCGCCGGATGCGCAGCTATGCGCTGATCGTTCTTGTCGTTGCCCTGTTTACGGCGGCCTTCGGCAGCCTTGCAGAAGGGTTCGAGGCATTGTTCCGGCTGTCCGGGCTCGCGCTTTTTGCCAGTCTCGTCACGGCGACGACCACAACCGGCGAGTTCATCGCGGTGTTCACCAGGGCCGCCATGCCGCTGGAACGGCTGGGGCTCGTCAGGGCTGCGGATGTGGGGCTGTCGATTGGCCTCGTCATCCGTTTCGTGCCGGAGATCGTCGGCCGATACGAGGCCATCCGCGACGCGCATCACGCCCGTGGGTTGAAGCCCAGGCCCTTGTCGATCATCGTTCCTTTGATTATCAACACCTTGCGCCATGCGGACGAGATCGCCTCGGCCATTGACGCTCGCGGCATCCGCCGCCAAAACTAA
- a CDS encoding energy-coupling factor ABC transporter ATP-binding protein: MDIRYDNVEVRFEGRTVIHPLTVTLSERRIGIIGLNGSGKTTFARMINGLVKPTNGKVTVNGFDTVTAEDAARGQSGFIFQNPQNQIILPILSEDIALGLRSRKLSKAEVAAAVDAVLDRLGIRHLRDRRAHELSGGELQLSALSSVLVTEPKILVMDEPTNQLDIRNRNLVAQTIRSLPEDVIVITHDLELISGFDRVLMFDAGRIVADGTPAEVISLYRARHEAPA, encoded by the coding sequence TTGGACATTCGTTATGACAACGTCGAGGTTCGCTTCGAAGGGCGCACCGTCATTCATCCGTTGACGGTGACCCTCAGCGAGCGGCGCATCGGCATCATCGGGCTCAACGGGTCCGGCAAGACCACGTTCGCGCGGATGATCAACGGCCTCGTCAAGCCGACGAACGGCAAGGTGACGGTCAACGGCTTCGATACGGTGACGGCCGAGGATGCGGCGCGCGGACAGTCCGGCTTCATCTTCCAGAACCCGCAGAACCAGATCATCCTGCCGATCCTGTCGGAAGACATCGCGCTCGGGCTCAGATCGCGCAAACTCTCGAAGGCAGAGGTGGCGGCAGCGGTGGACGCGGTGCTCGACCGGCTCGGCATCCGACATCTTCGCGATCGCAGGGCGCACGAACTTTCCGGCGGCGAACTGCAGCTCTCCGCGCTTTCCTCGGTTCTCGTCACGGAGCCGAAGATCCTCGTCATGGACGAGCCGACCAACCAGCTCGACATCAGGAACCGCAATCTCGTGGCGCAGACGATCCGTTCGCTGCCCGAGGATGTGATCGTCATCACCCATGACCTTGAGCTGATTTCCGGGTTCGACCGGGTGCTGATGTTCGATGCCGGGCGGATCGTGGCAGACGGCACACCGGCGGAGGTGATCTCGCTCTACCGGGCCCGGCACGAGGCGCCGGCATGA
- a CDS encoding winged helix-turn-helix domain-containing protein: protein MAILIDNEQARRIFLERQQLSAPPGRALAKAGLLQLIDDLGFVQVDSIATVERAHHMILFSRNQTYRREHLTTLLEKDGELFEHWTHDASIIPARLFRYWKHRFRRREPLLAERWRKWHGEGFDSAFDETFRHIAENGAIMSRDMKVEDHKSGGWWNWHPNKTALEYYWHTGKLSIAGRVNFQKIYDLTERVIATHHHEPEVSHDEFVDWACRSAMTKLGFATSGELAAFWDIVTPEEAKAWVAGHRDELSEIVIETADGSRPRASFAFIGFPDHLGDIPDPPARIRVLSPFDPLLRNRDRAERLFNFFYRIEVFVPEPKRQYGYYVFPLLEGDRMIGRIDMKADRKAGILDVKRLWLEKGVRPSAGRLEKLDAELQRVGRFAGVEKVVYQQGWRGE, encoded by the coding sequence ATGGCTATTCTGATCGACAATGAACAGGCGCGGCGCATTTTCCTCGAACGGCAGCAGCTTTCGGCCCCGCCCGGCCGGGCGCTCGCCAAGGCCGGCCTTTTGCAGTTGATCGATGATCTGGGCTTCGTCCAGGTGGATAGTATCGCGACCGTCGAGCGCGCCCATCACATGATCCTGTTCTCCCGCAATCAGACTTACAGGCGCGAACACCTGACGACTCTGCTGGAAAAGGACGGCGAGCTTTTCGAGCACTGGACGCATGATGCCTCGATCATCCCGGCACGGCTTTTCCGCTACTGGAAACATCGCTTTCGCCGGCGCGAGCCTTTGCTTGCCGAGCGCTGGCGCAAATGGCATGGCGAAGGCTTCGATTCCGCCTTCGACGAGACCTTTCGCCATATCGCCGAAAACGGTGCCATCATGTCCCGTGACATGAAGGTGGAAGATCACAAGTCAGGCGGCTGGTGGAACTGGCATCCCAACAAGACGGCGCTCGAATATTACTGGCACACCGGCAAGCTTTCGATCGCCGGCCGGGTGAATTTCCAGAAGATCTACGACCTGACCGAACGCGTCATTGCTACCCACCATCATGAGCCGGAGGTCAGTCATGACGAATTCGTCGATTGGGCCTGCCGCAGTGCCATGACGAAGCTCGGCTTTGCCACATCCGGCGAGCTTGCGGCCTTCTGGGATATCGTCACGCCGGAAGAGGCGAAGGCCTGGGTGGCCGGCCATCGCGACGAACTGAGCGAGATCGTCATCGAAACTGCCGATGGCAGTCGTCCGCGCGCCTCCTTCGCTTTTATCGGCTTTCCCGACCATCTTGGCGATATTCCCGATCCGCCGGCCCGCATCCGCGTGCTGAGCCCTTTCGATCCGCTGCTGAGAAACCGCGACCGTGCCGAACGCCTGTTCAACTTCTTCTATCGCATCGAGGTCTTCGTGCCCGAGCCGAAACGGCAATACGGCTATTACGTCTTCCCGCTTCTCGAAGGCGACCGCATGATCGGCCGCATCGACATGAAGGCGGATCGCAAGGCGGGCATCCTCGACGTCAAGCGGCTCTGGCTGGAAAAAGGCGTGCGCCCCTCCGCCGGGCGACTGGAAAAGCTCGACGCGGAATTGCAGCGGGTGGGCAGGTTCGCAGGCGTGGAAAAGGTGGTCTATCAGCAGGGCTGGCGGGGGGAGTAA
- a CDS encoding type II toxin-antitoxin system Phd/YefM family antitoxin, with product MAHVRLTEFRQNIATHYEAVLTSRAPLLVTRQGSEGLVVLAEREYESMQETLHLLSTPANASRLRESLEQLASGDVIESDPTL from the coding sequence ATGGCACATGTTCGTTTGACGGAGTTCCGCCAGAATATAGCAACCCACTATGAGGCAGTTCTCACATCCCGTGCTCCTTTGCTCGTCACTCGGCAGGGATCTGAAGGTCTGGTTGTGTTGGCGGAACGAGAATATGAGAGCATGCAGGAAACATTGCATCTGCTCTCGACCCCAGCAAATGCCAGCCGCCTGCGCGAAAGCCTCGAGCAGCTTGCCAGTGGGGACGTGATCGAGAGTGATCCGACGCTCTGA